The following coding sequences are from one Cytobacillus sp. IB215665 window:
- a CDS encoding response regulator transcription factor, whose protein sequence is MKILVIEDNESVCSMLEMFFSKEGLSGKFVNDGLEGYHQFKKENWDLLIIDWMLPNMDGVSICRKIREEQSTVPIIMLTAKDSESDQVLGLDMGADDYVTKPFSPLTLMARIKAVTRRYHQGQPQSNETDEIQTDFVKINKNTREVFLDNTLISNLTPKEFDLLYFFIQHPRQVFSREHLLEKVWGYQYYGDERTVDVHIKRLRKKLGTNSRPFFHTVWGVGYKFDELVESNEN, encoded by the coding sequence ATGAAGATTCTAGTCATCGAAGATAATGAAAGTGTTTGCTCTATGCTAGAAATGTTTTTTTCAAAAGAAGGATTGTCAGGAAAATTTGTAAATGATGGACTAGAAGGCTATCACCAATTCAAAAAAGAAAATTGGGACTTGTTGATTATCGACTGGATGCTTCCGAATATGGATGGTGTAAGTATTTGTCGTAAAATAAGAGAAGAGCAAAGTACCGTTCCTATCATTATGTTAACAGCTAAAGATAGTGAGTCAGATCAAGTGTTAGGTTTGGATATGGGAGCTGATGACTATGTAACGAAACCATTTAGTCCACTTACACTAATGGCACGCATAAAAGCAGTTACCCGAAGATATCATCAAGGACAGCCGCAAAGTAATGAAACGGATGAGATTCAAACTGACTTTGTAAAAATAAATAAAAATACGCGTGAAGTATTTTTAGATAATACATTAATTTCAAATTTAACACCAAAAGAATTTGATCTTTTGTACTTCTTTATTCAACATCCAAGACAAGTGTTTTCAAGAGAGCATTTATTAGAAAAAGTTTGGGGCTATCAATATTATGGTGACGAAAGAACTGTTGATGTACATATTAAAAGATTACGCAAAAAACTAGGTACCAACTCCCGCCCTTTTTTCCACACAGTATGGGGTGTAGGTTATAAATTTGATGAATTGGTCGAAAGTAATGAGAATTAA
- a CDS encoding ABC transporter permease: protein MNFLKRAFLSVTARKGKSMLLVFVFSVICVLVLAGLSIQTAAQKSSELARQQLGGEVTLQVDREKLMAEGGQQQAGGRQQGRIQSVPVPVESATALLSLDNIKGYNYYSSASGLAEDFEPIVSETTDEEETNAGQGGFNNSGNMRGVQADLSVQGVLFTDSVEAFLNDEASIVEGRHLTEEDIGEDVALIEQNLAIANDLAIGDTITIQRTDETSSVMLEVVGIYETTELVDDQAASFDFLNPYNRVYTPYTTASSLKSEDYEGAIDYAVYFMDDPANIQTFIDEASLESTIDFDVFKLDANDQLYEQMIGPIENVASFSTNVVYLVTIAGAIILGLIVMMSIRERKYEMGVLLAIGEKKWKLIGQFLVEILVVAVIALGISAVSGNVVAGQIGDQLLSQEIQQSEETASNPASFGQRMPRQVQQQIDVEPVDELQIDVTAGDLSMLGMIGLLIAILSTLIPSMSILSLQPKTILSRQD, encoded by the coding sequence ATGAATTTCTTAAAACGTGCTTTCTTGAGTGTAACTGCTCGCAAAGGAAAAAGTATGTTACTAGTATTTGTTTTTTCAGTGATTTGTGTTTTAGTACTGGCTGGTCTATCTATTCAAACCGCAGCTCAAAAGTCTAGCGAATTAGCGAGACAACAGTTAGGTGGAGAGGTCACCTTACAAGTCGATAGAGAAAAGCTCATGGCAGAAGGAGGGCAACAACAAGCTGGAGGTAGACAACAAGGGCGTATCCAATCTGTCCCAGTTCCAGTAGAGTCTGCTACAGCATTATTATCATTAGATAACATAAAAGGATATAACTATTATTCCTCAGCATCTGGGTTGGCTGAAGATTTCGAACCGATTGTAAGTGAAACGACTGATGAAGAGGAAACGAACGCAGGGCAAGGGGGCTTTAATAATTCTGGAAATATGCGTGGAGTCCAGGCAGATCTAAGTGTTCAAGGGGTATTATTTACAGATTCGGTCGAGGCCTTTTTAAATGATGAAGCTTCGATTGTCGAAGGTCGCCATTTGACGGAAGAGGACATAGGGGAGGACGTTGCATTAATAGAACAAAATTTAGCTATTGCAAATGATTTAGCTATTGGTGACACGATAACGATTCAAAGAACAGATGAAACTAGCTCGGTAATGCTTGAGGTTGTCGGAATCTATGAAACAACAGAACTAGTAGATGATCAAGCAGCAAGCTTCGATTTTTTGAACCCATATAATAGAGTATACACGCCTTATACTACTGCTTCTAGCTTGAAGAGTGAAGACTATGAAGGCGCTATAGATTACGCAGTATATTTTATGGACGACCCTGCAAATATTCAAACCTTTATTGATGAAGCATCTCTTGAAAGTACTATCGATTTTGATGTTTTTAAGCTAGATGCTAACGATCAATTATATGAACAGATGATTGGTCCTATCGAAAATGTTGCATCATTTTCAACCAATGTCGTTTATTTAGTAACGATTGCTGGTGCAATTATTTTAGGGTTAATTGTCATGATGTCAATTCGTGAACGAAAGTATGAAATGGGTGTTTTATTAGCGATAGGTGAAAAGAAATGGAAGCTAATTGGACAATTTTTAGTAGAAATTTTAGTTGTAGCAGTTATAGCACTCGGTATATCTGCTGTAAGTGGAAATGTCGTTGCAGGACAAATAGGTGATCAGCTGTTATCACAAGAAATACAACAATCTGAAGAAACAGCGTCAAATCCTGCTTCTTTCGGACAGAGAATGCCAAGGCAAGTACAACAACAAATAGATGTTGAGCCAGTTGATGAGTTGCAAATAGATGTGACAGCTGGAGATTTAAGTATGCTAGGGATGATTGGCTTGTTAATTGCAATATTATCAACACTAATTCCATCTATGTCAATATTAAGCCTTCAACCAAAAACAATTTTATCAAGGCAAGATTAA
- a CDS encoding ABC transporter ATP-binding protein, translating to MSTLLEFIDVNYWYEHENEKQTILNNVNVSFEKGNFYSIVGPSGSGKTTFLAMASALDMPKSGKILYEGKDIKKIGLSNFRNKYVSIVFQSYNLLPYMTAIQNVITAMEITGSDEANKRDFALSMLKKVGITEKQAGQKVLTLSGGQQQRVSIARALSCKSDLIVADEPTGNLDEKTAKDIVKLFQDLAHKEEKCVIVVTHDNNIANVSDVTVRISKGNFRVIYNNQASSIK from the coding sequence ATGAGTACCCTATTGGAATTCATAGACGTAAATTATTGGTATGAGCATGAAAATGAAAAGCAGACAATTTTAAATAATGTTAATGTAAGTTTTGAAAAGGGGAATTTTTATTCGATAGTTGGGCCTTCTGGTTCAGGTAAAACAACCTTTTTAGCTATGGCGAGTGCACTAGATATGCCGAAAAGTGGAAAAATTTTATATGAAGGAAAAGATATAAAAAAAATTGGTTTATCTAACTTTAGAAACAAATACGTGTCGATCGTTTTTCAGTCATATAATCTACTACCTTATATGACAGCTATTCAAAATGTTATAACCGCAATGGAGATTACTGGATCAGATGAAGCAAATAAAAGAGATTTTGCATTGAGTATGCTTAAAAAGGTAGGTATTACTGAAAAACAAGCTGGACAAAAGGTGCTTACGCTTAGTGGAGGACAGCAACAGCGTGTTTCTATTGCACGTGCATTAAGTTGTAAATCAGATTTAATAGTCGCTGATGAGCCGACTGGAAATTTGGATGAAAAGACTGCTAAAGATATCGTTAAACTATTTCAAGATCTAGCACATAAAGAGGAAAAATGCGTCATCGTTGTTACACATGATAACAATATTGCAAATGTATCAGATGTTACAGTTAGAATTTCCAAAGGTAACTTTAGAGTCATATATAACAATCAAGCTTCTTCAATTAAGTAA
- a CDS encoding GNAT family N-acetyltransferase, which produces MDMMNETIIRPTHLEDNEQIKALMLEYICDFYQKEQPPSSKIDNLINMLTQQKEGIQFVAEHHGELIGFATLYFSYSTLSAQKVVVLNDLYVRNNYRGTGVAEKIFQTCVEYKDINNFAFMSWETAPDNIRAQNFYKKMGGVKGEWLTYSI; this is translated from the coding sequence ATGGATATGATGAATGAAACTATTATCCGACCAACTCATCTAGAAGACAACGAACAAATTAAAGCTTTAATGCTTGAGTATATTTGTGATTTTTATCAAAAGGAGCAACCACCATCAAGTAAGATCGACAACCTAATAAATATGCTCACTCAACAAAAAGAAGGAATTCAATTTGTAGCAGAGCACCATGGAGAATTAATTGGCTTTGCTACATTATACTTTTCATACAGTACATTAAGCGCACAAAAGGTTGTAGTACTAAATGATCTATATGTAAGAAATAACTATCGCGGAACTGGGGTTGCAGAGAAGATTTTTCAAACGTGTGTAGAGTACAAGGATATTAATAACTTTGCTTTTATGTCTTGGGAAACAGCACCTGATAATATCCGTGCTCAAAACTTCTATAAAAAAATGGGTGGAGTTAAGGGAGAATGGCTAACTTATTCAATTTAA
- the msrA gene encoding peptide-methionine (S)-S-oxide reductase MsrA has product MYAKATFAGGCFWCMEPPFEKLDGVVDAVSGYTGGQQENPTYKEVSAGTTGHIEAVEIIYDPQEITYETLLEVFWRQVNPTDSGGQFVDRGEQYRTAIFYQNEEQKEIAEQSKSSLNESGRYNDPIVTEILPAATFYKAEEYHQDYYKKNSLKYKFYRHNSGRDQYLDETWGDDREFDIPKAFIKPSQEELKESLTPIQYKVTQEDGTEKAYDNEFWDHKEEGIYVDIISGEPLFSSLDKYDSGTGWPSFTQPLEPNNIVEHEDRSLFITRTEVRSKNADSHLGHVFTDGPKPTGLRYCINSAALRFISTDDLQEEGYGDYMDLF; this is encoded by the coding sequence ATGTATGCGAAAGCGACGTTTGCAGGTGGTTGCTTTTGGTGTATGGAGCCACCGTTTGAAAAGCTTGATGGTGTGGTAGATGCCGTATCAGGATATACTGGCGGTCAGCAAGAAAACCCAACATACAAAGAAGTGTCTGCTGGAACAACAGGTCACATTGAAGCAGTTGAGATTATATATGACCCCCAAGAAATAACCTACGAAACTTTATTAGAGGTGTTTTGGAGACAAGTCAACCCAACAGATTCAGGTGGGCAGTTTGTTGATCGTGGAGAACAGTATCGAACAGCAATCTTTTATCAAAATGAAGAACAAAAAGAGATAGCAGAACAGTCAAAAAGCAGCTTGAATGAATCTGGACGATATAATGATCCGATTGTAACAGAGATTCTACCAGCTGCAACATTTTATAAAGCAGAGGAGTATCATCAAGATTACTACAAAAAGAATAGCTTAAAGTATAAATTTTACCGACATAACTCGGGAAGAGATCAATATTTAGATGAGACTTGGGGTGATGATAGAGAATTTGACATTCCTAAAGCATTTATCAAGCCTTCTCAAGAAGAGTTAAAGGAGAGCTTAACACCGATACAATATAAAGTAACTCAAGAGGATGGTACGGAAAAGGCATATGATAATGAATTCTGGGATCATAAAGAGGAAGGGATTTATGTTGATATTATTTCTGGAGAACCATTGTTTAGTTCATTAGACAAATATGATTCAGGAACTGGGTGGCCGAGCTTTACACAACCTCTTGAACCAAATAATATCGTTGAACATGAAGACCGCAGCTTGTTTATTACACGTACAGAAGTAAGGAGCAAAAATGCAGATTCCCATCTAGGTCATGTGTTTACTGATGGACCGAAACCGACAGGATTAAGATATTGTATAAATTCAGCTGCTCTACGATTTATATCAACAGACGATTTGCAAGAAGAAGGGTACGGTGATTATATGGATTTATTTTAA
- a CDS encoding MFS transporter: MKPSELMKFQNKQIRVLHFTWIAFFISFFTWFNMAPLATTMVESVGWLTDDHLAALAIINVALTVPARIVVGMLLDKYGPRIVFSALLIIMAFPTFVFAFGNSWMQLFVSRLVLSGIGASFVIGIRIISEWFPPKKVGFAEGFYAGFGNFGSAAAAVLLPWIAIQIIGGDNGWRYAIAYTGVICLIYGIIYFFIVTDTPEGKKFLRSEKIAAMQVSSWSDLIQLIVWTIPLVGVLGLLAWRLKNLNFIPQNTLYVIYVVLLIVLTYQIIQILRVNIPLLRSKETKSGGYRFKNVAALNTTYFANFGAELAIVSMLPTFFLTTFSLTPTTAGLIASSFAFVNLFARPLGGWISDHVRSRKLIMLSYMLGISIGLLGMAFINSSWPIVLAVTITVLTSMFIQGAEGATFAVIPFIKRKMTGQISGMAGAYGNVGAVVYLTLLTFVTPRQFFIILSVGALLSFLYCMFALEEPKDSHGDEYSAET; the protein is encoded by the coding sequence ATGAAACCTAGTGAATTAATGAAATTTCAAAACAAACAAATTCGAGTATTACATTTTACGTGGATAGCTTTTTTCATTTCTTTTTTTACGTGGTTTAATATGGCACCTCTAGCCACAACGATGGTTGAATCTGTAGGATGGTTGACAGATGATCACCTCGCGGCATTAGCTATTATTAACGTTGCTCTAACTGTCCCAGCAAGAATAGTTGTTGGGATGTTACTTGACAAATATGGACCTAGAATCGTTTTTTCTGCATTACTCATTATCATGGCTTTTCCTACCTTTGTTTTTGCATTCGGAAATTCATGGATGCAGCTTTTCGTATCTCGACTAGTTTTGAGTGGCATTGGTGCAAGCTTTGTCATTGGGATTCGAATCATTTCAGAATGGTTCCCTCCAAAAAAAGTTGGCTTTGCCGAAGGCTTTTACGCTGGGTTTGGCAATTTCGGCTCAGCTGCAGCTGCTGTTCTTTTGCCCTGGATAGCTATACAAATTATCGGTGGTGACAACGGATGGAGATATGCAATTGCTTATACAGGCGTCATTTGCCTCATCTATGGCATCATTTATTTCTTCATCGTAACTGACACACCTGAAGGTAAAAAATTTCTTCGGTCAGAAAAAATAGCAGCAATGCAAGTAAGCTCTTGGAGTGATTTAATTCAATTAATTGTTTGGACAATTCCGTTAGTAGGTGTTTTGGGATTGCTCGCATGGCGATTAAAAAATTTAAACTTCATTCCGCAAAATACCTTATATGTTATTTATGTTGTTCTGCTCATTGTACTCACTTATCAAATCATTCAAATATTAAGAGTGAATATACCTTTGTTAAGATCAAAGGAAACAAAATCAGGAGGCTATCGCTTTAAAAATGTCGCTGCGCTTAACACAACTTATTTTGCAAACTTCGGTGCTGAATTGGCAATCGTCTCAATGTTGCCAACTTTTTTCTTAACAACATTCTCTTTAACCCCGACAACAGCGGGATTAATAGCCTCATCTTTTGCTTTTGTTAATTTATTTGCACGACCGTTAGGTGGGTGGATATCTGATCATGTTAGAAGTAGAAAACTAATCATGCTCTCTTATATGTTAGGAATATCCATAGGATTACTTGGGATGGCATTTATCAACTCAAGTTGGCCTATTGTTCTAGCTGTTACCATTACTGTTTTAACCTCCATGTTTATCCAAGGAGCAGAAGGAGCTACTTTTGCCGTTATCCCTTTTATTAAACGTAAAATGACTGGCCAAATTTCCGGTATGGCAGGTGCTTATGGAAATGTAGGAGCCGTTGTCTACTTAACATTACTCACTTTCGTTACTCCTAGACAATTTTTTATTATTTTGTCTGTTGGTGCATTACTAAGTTTTCTATATTGTATGTTTGCTTTAGAAGAGCCAAAAGATTCACATGGTGATGAATATTCAGCTGAAACATAG
- a CDS encoding MFS transporter, giving the protein MARITNWEPENEDFWEREGRRHARRNLWISIPALLLAFVVWQIWSVVAVRLNDVGFSFTQSELFTLAALPGLTGATFRIFFTFMPGIVGGKNWTVISTALLLLPTVGIGIAVNNPETSFTMMATLAALCGIGGGNFSSSMANINPFYPKKERGAALGLNAGIGNLGVSVVQFLTPIVITASIIGAFTGTSQTLDNGETIWIQNAAFVWVIPIIIITLAAVVGMDNLPGTKQSFKEQAIIFKRKHTWIMTWLYTMCFGSFIGYAAAFPLLIQNEFAEQNAVGLAFLGPLIGAAVRPVGGWISDKVGSGALITFWDIIIMIIATIGVIYFLQIHHFTGFLIMFLILFFTTGIANGSTFRMVPFIFPAKESSPVLGFIAAIAAYGAFLIPKVFGWSIDTTGSANFALYIFLVYYAISLIICWYYYSRKNAEIKC; this is encoded by the coding sequence ATGGCTAGGATTACAAACTGGGAACCAGAAAATGAGGATTTTTGGGAGCGCGAAGGTCGAAGACATGCTCGAAGGAATTTATGGATATCCATCCCTGCCCTACTATTAGCCTTTGTTGTTTGGCAAATATGGTCAGTCGTTGCTGTCAGGTTAAATGATGTAGGCTTTTCTTTTACCCAATCAGAATTATTTACGTTGGCAGCCCTTCCCGGATTAACAGGAGCTACGTTTCGTATTTTTTTTACTTTTATGCCTGGGATTGTTGGAGGAAAAAATTGGACAGTCATTAGTACAGCTCTTTTGCTTTTACCAACAGTAGGAATTGGCATTGCAGTCAACAATCCAGAAACGTCCTTTACGATGATGGCAACTTTAGCAGCATTATGTGGTATTGGTGGCGGGAATTTTTCTTCATCCATGGCAAATATTAATCCATTTTATCCAAAAAAAGAGCGAGGGGCGGCTTTAGGATTAAATGCTGGTATTGGTAACCTAGGTGTGAGTGTCGTACAATTCCTCACTCCAATCGTCATAACAGCAAGCATTATTGGAGCTTTTACTGGGACATCGCAAACATTAGATAATGGTGAAACCATTTGGATTCAAAATGCAGCGTTTGTATGGGTAATTCCGATTATTATCATTACACTAGCTGCAGTAGTCGGCATGGACAACTTACCGGGAACAAAACAATCTTTTAAGGAACAAGCTATTATATTCAAAAGAAAGCACACTTGGATTATGACTTGGTTGTATACGATGTGTTTTGGGTCATTTATTGGATATGCCGCAGCTTTTCCATTGTTAATTCAAAATGAATTTGCCGAACAGAATGCAGTCGGATTAGCATTTTTAGGACCATTAATCGGAGCAGCAGTCCGTCCTGTTGGAGGGTGGATATCAGACAAAGTAGGCAGTGGTGCACTTATTACCTTTTGGGACATTATTATTATGATCATTGCTACGATAGGTGTAATATATTTCTTACAAATTCATCATTTCACCGGTTTTTTAATCATGTTTCTTATCCTATTCTTTACTACGGGAATAGCAAATGGCTCTACTTTCCGTATGGTTCCTTTTATTTTTCCAGCAAAAGAGTCCTCTCCAGTGTTAGGTTTTATCGCAGCTATCGCAGCATACGGCGCATTTTTAATCCCAAAAGTATTTGGCTGGTCCATTGACACAACGGGCTCTGCCAATTTTGCTTTATATATATTTCTTGTATATTACGCGATCAGCTTAATAATTTGCTGGTATTACTATTCTCGTAAAAATGCTGAGATCAAATGCTAA
- a CDS encoding hemerythrin domain-containing protein — protein sequence MSGPSLRKLDAHQSIHEGAVTEGKELLDMLVKLYKDDQHQYAQTVAKVLVEHWETRTIAHADSEEEGFYVDLLDKNPNLKEPLTMLKRDHDLLRILVTDVKDMLKNEGLTEEVIDHFKAILIVLDIHNHDEEILLS from the coding sequence ATGTCGGGACCATCATTAAGAAAATTAGACGCTCACCAATCAATTCATGAAGGAGCAGTCACTGAGGGGAAAGAGTTACTTGATATGCTAGTGAAGTTATATAAAGACGACCAACACCAATACGCACAAACTGTTGCAAAAGTGTTAGTTGAACATTGGGAGACTAGAACGATCGCTCACGCAGATTCTGAAGAGGAAGGATTTTATGTTGATCTTCTTGATAAGAATCCAAATTTAAAAGAACCATTAACTATGTTAAAGCGAGATCATGACTTGCTACGAATATTAGTAACGGACGTAAAAGACATGCTAAAAAACGAAGGGTTAACAGAAGAAGTGATCGATCATTTTAAAGCTATATTAATTGTTTTAGATATACATAACCATGATGAGGAGATACTCTTGTCTTAA